Proteins encoded together in one Cardiocondyla obscurior isolate alpha-2009 linkage group LG07, Cobs3.1, whole genome shotgun sequence window:
- the Diap2 gene encoding death-associated inhibitor of apoptosis 2: MLLDSRSDITHRATDQFATRCFVNVGDNPDFVRMNVEEQRLRTFREWPANAAIDPARLAKAGFYYTGHILEVQCFLCGIRISDWNYGDQAIVRHRQESPNCPFVLAPNSTCNVPLVPVSANTAESALHRQSPDPQQSSSIENNQSAPQTLSSPLREYSTFPQRLQSFKSWPINNIVHPEQLALAGFYYLQNEDMVECAFCRGILMNWKPGDDPDCAHRMSFPNCDFYMRQDPEDDVLGLVRVIPEGVTNMTELGIQRHKAPQRPEYATYEKRLQTFIGWPAHLNQTPEMLAEAGFYYGGYEDQVRCFHCDGGLRRWQPTDDVWVEHARWFTRCGFVNLVRGPEFVKYCVNHRTPLDLSLITGVSEDNNAPESSVGSLSSTSQSNESNMVTSVADSVANSVVSFPTVSQTNESDTTVDVTESTVASLSTVLQPSIPITNAEVEKLLETPPAKAALEIGLHVGRVKRALKKRMERFGKPYVDVVQLVQDVLHDQVMEEDNRIDNSTSNSPTSELNNLFNQVTMQMTNNSTNKNSTQEPDAFEQETHEKSKIEELDDLISLREENRKLKEARLCKVCMDHELAIVFLPCGHLATCNNCAPALANCPLCRLGIRAYVRIFLS, encoded by the exons ATGCTGCTCGATAGTCGGAG TGATATCACCCATCGCGCAACAGATCAATTTGCCACGAGATGCTTTGTTAATGTAGGCGATAATCCTGATTTCGTGAGGATGAATGTCGAGGAACAGAGGCTCAGGACGTTTCGCGAGTGGCCGGCGAACGCCGCGATCGATCCTGCTCGGCTCGCGAAGGCAGGATTTTACTACACTGGGCACATCCTGGAAGTGCAGTGTTTTCTATGCGGCATAAGGATATCTGATTGGAATTATGGTGACCAAGCTATAGTCCGTCACCGACAGGAATCGCCCAACTGTCCTTTTGTTCTTGCTCCAAATAGCACATGTAATGTGCCTTTGGTACCAGTATCAGCTAATACCGCAGAATCAGCATTGCATCGCCAATCACCAGATCCGCAGCAATCTAGTAGTATCGAAAACAATCAGAGTGCACCTCAGACACTGTCAAGTCCATTGAGGGAATATAGTACTTTTCCGCAAAGACTACAGTCATTTAAAAGTTGgccaataaataatattgtccATCCAGAGCAGCTAGCCTTAGCTGGATTTTACTATCTTCAAAATGAGGatatg GTGGAATGCGCATTTTGCAGAGGTATTCTAATGAATTGGAAACCTGGCGATGATCCAGACTGTGCGCACAGAATGAGTTTTCCAAATTGTGATTTTTACATGAGACAGGATCCAGAAGAtg ATGTATTAGGTCTAGTCAGGGTAATACCCGAGGGTGTGACGAACATGACGGAATTAGGAATACAAAGACATAAAGCACCTCAAAGGCCAGAATATGCAACGTATGAAAAAAGATTACAGACTTTTATAGGATGGCCAGCACACCTGAATCAGACTCCTGAAATGTTAGCTGAGGCAGGATTCTATTATGGCG GATATGAAGATCAAGTTAGATGTTTTCATTGCGATGGTGGACTGCGACGATGGCAACCAACAGACGATGTATGGGTAGAGCACGCACGATGGTTTACGCGTTGTGGTTTTGTAAATCTCGTGCGTGGACCTGAATTTGTCAAATATTGTGTTAATCATAGAACTCCTTTAGATTTATCG TTGATTACCGGTGTGTCAGAAGATAATAATGCTCCAGAATCTTCAGTAGGATCTCTTTCTTCGACTTCACAATCTAATGAATCGAATATGGTAACATCTGTCGCAGATAGCGTAGCAAATTCAGTTGTCTCTTTTCCCACGGTTTCACAAACTAACGAATCAGATACGACGGTAGATGTCACAGAATCTACTGTTGCATCTCTTTCGACAGTTTTACAACCGAGCATACCGATAACGAATGCAGAGGTTGAAAAACTCTTAGAGACACCTCCAGCCAaa GCTGCTCTTGAAATCGGGTTGCATGTAGGTAGAGTAAAGAGAgctttaaagaaaagaatggaGAGATTCGGCAAACCGTACGTGGACGTTGTACAACTCGTACAAGATGTTTTACACGATCAAGTTATGGAAGAGGATAATAG gattgACAACAGTACTTCTAACTCGCCAACCTCGGAATTGAATAACTTATTTAATCAAGTCACTATGCAAATGACTAATAattctacaaataaaaatagtacCCAAGAACCTGACGCATTTGAGCAAGAAACTCACGAGAAGagtaaaatagaagaattagATGATCTTA TATCATTAcgagaagaaaatagaaaattgaaGGAAGCTCGTTTATGCAAAGTTTGCATGGATCACGAACTAGCCATAGTATTTTTACCTTGTGGACATTTAGCAACATGCAACAACTGTGCACCGGCTCTTGCCAACTGCCCGTTATGTAGATTGGGCATTCGTGCTTACGTCCGTATATTTTTGtcttaa
- the Acat1 gene encoding acetyl-CoA acetyltransferase, mitochondrial isoform X1 yields METITRLTKMNLVYRRLYSSKVKLNDVVIVSAVRTPMGSFLGSLSSMSATKLGAVAVEAAIERAGIAKEQVKEVYLGNVCQGFVGQAPARQAALFAGLPKSTICTTVNKVCASGMKSVMLASQSLQCGHQEIILAGGMESMSNVPYYLARGETPYGGVKLQDGIVFDGLTDVYNKCHMGNCAENTAKKLNITRQQQDEYAINSYKRSAAAYDNNVFKNELVSVSVPQKKGKPDVSFTADEEYKRVNFEKFGKLSTVFQKENGTVTAGNASTLNDGAAALILMTSDVAQRLNLKPLARVVAFQDAATDPIDFPIAPALAVPSLLQNAGVNKNDIALWEINEAFSVVVVANQKLLDIDPAKVNVHGGAVSLGHPIGMSGARIIVHLVHALKAGEKGVASICNGGGGASSILIEKLYHPISSPPKLTLYTKNPCPLCDVLKSDLRIRFADRYQLEEVDITARGNECYFKLYRYDIPVLFLEGQYLCKHRLDVDLLERRLDELVSRKNQRIR; encoded by the exons ATGGAAACGATAACGAGATTGACTAAA atgAACTTGGTGTATAGACGCTTGTACAGTTCTAAAGTGAAATTAAATGATGTTGTAATAGTCAGTGCTGTGCGTACTCCAATGGGTTCGTTTCTTGGGTCTTTATCAAGTATGTCAGCGACCAAGCTTGGGGCAGTAGCTGTTGAA gcAGCTATTGAAAGAGCTGGTATTGCCAAAGAACAAGTTAAAGAAGTTTATTTGGGCAATGTTTGTCAAGGTTTTGTGGGTCAAGCTCCAGCAAGACAGGCTGCATTATTTGCag GTCTTCCAAAATCAACAATATGCACGACAGTCAATAAAGTTTGTGCGAGTGGCATGAAAAGCGTCATGCTGGCTTCTCAATCTTTACAGTGTGGTCatcaagaaattattttagctGGTGGTATGGAATCTATGTCTAATGTGCCATATTATTTAGCACGTGGTGAAACGCCATATGGTGGGGTAAAATTGCAG gATGGCATTGTGTTTGATGGACTAACTgatgtttataataaatgtcatATGGGTAACTGTGCCGAAAATACAGCTAAAaagcttaatattactcgtcAGCAACAAGATGAATATGCTATCAACAGTTATAAACGCAGTGCAGCAGCTTAtgataataatgtatttaaaaatgaacTCGTCTCTGTCAGCGTGCCTCAAAAGAAAGGCAAGCCTGACGTAAGTTTTACTGCAGACGAAGAGTACAAAAGagttaattttgaaaagtttGGCAAATTGAGCACAGTTTTCCAG AAAGAGAATGGTACGGTAACTGCTGGAAATGCATCGACGCTAAATGATGGTGCCGctgctttaattttaatgaccaGCGACGTTGCTCAAAGACTGAACCTTAAGCCACTGGCAAGAGTCGTCGCGTTTCAGGATGCGGCAACGGATCCTATAGATTTTCCGATCGCACCGGCTCTTGCCGTGCCATCG ctACTTCAAAATGCTGGAGTTAATAAGAACGATATAGCACTATGGGAAATCAATGAAGCATTTAGCGTGGTGGTCGTGGCAAATCAAAAATTACTCGACATTGATCCTGCCAAGGTGAATGTTCACGGTGGTGCCGTATCGCTTGGACATCCTATagg AATGTCGGGAGCACGTATCATAGTACATTTAGTGCACGCTCTTAAAGCTGGAGAAAAAGGTGTTGCATCGATTTGCAATGGTGGTGGGGGTGCGTCATCAATTCTAATTGAGAAATT GTATCATCCGATATCGTCACCGCCCAAATTAACGTTGTATACAAAAAATCCGTGTCCGCTTTGCGATGTTTTAAAAAGTGATTTGCGTATACGTTTTGCCGATCGTTATCAATTGGAAGAGGTTGACATCACTGCACGAGGAAACGAATGCTATTTCAAATTGTACAGATACGATATACCAGTCCTTTTTTTAGAAGGCCAATATCTCTGTAAACATCGGTTAGACGTCGACTTGTTAGAAAGGAGGCTTGATGAATTGGTTTCAAGGAAAAATCAACGCATACGTTGA
- the Acat1 gene encoding acetyl-CoA acetyltransferase, mitochondrial isoform X2, giving the protein METITRLTKMNLVYRRLYSSKVKLNDVVIVSAVRTPMGSFLGSLSSMSATKLGAVAVEAAIERAGIAKEQVKEVYLGNVCQGFVGQAPARQAALFAGLPKSTICTTVNKVCASGMKSVMLASQSLQCGHQEIILAGGMESMSNVPYYLARGETPYGGVKLQDGIVFDGLTDVYNKCHMGNCAENTAKKLNITRQQQDEYAINSYKRSAAAYDNNVFKNELVSVSVPQKKGKPDVSFTADEEYKRVNFEKFGKLSTVFQKENGTVTAGNASTLNDGAAALILMTSDVAQRLNLKPLARVVAFQDAATDPIDFPIAPALAVPSLLQNAGVNKNDIALWEINEAFSVVVVANQKLLDIDPAKVNVHGGAVSLGHPIGMSGARIIVHLVHALKAGEKGVASICNGGGGASSILIEKL; this is encoded by the exons ATGGAAACGATAACGAGATTGACTAAA atgAACTTGGTGTATAGACGCTTGTACAGTTCTAAAGTGAAATTAAATGATGTTGTAATAGTCAGTGCTGTGCGTACTCCAATGGGTTCGTTTCTTGGGTCTTTATCAAGTATGTCAGCGACCAAGCTTGGGGCAGTAGCTGTTGAA gcAGCTATTGAAAGAGCTGGTATTGCCAAAGAACAAGTTAAAGAAGTTTATTTGGGCAATGTTTGTCAAGGTTTTGTGGGTCAAGCTCCAGCAAGACAGGCTGCATTATTTGCag GTCTTCCAAAATCAACAATATGCACGACAGTCAATAAAGTTTGTGCGAGTGGCATGAAAAGCGTCATGCTGGCTTCTCAATCTTTACAGTGTGGTCatcaagaaattattttagctGGTGGTATGGAATCTATGTCTAATGTGCCATATTATTTAGCACGTGGTGAAACGCCATATGGTGGGGTAAAATTGCAG gATGGCATTGTGTTTGATGGACTAACTgatgtttataataaatgtcatATGGGTAACTGTGCCGAAAATACAGCTAAAaagcttaatattactcgtcAGCAACAAGATGAATATGCTATCAACAGTTATAAACGCAGTGCAGCAGCTTAtgataataatgtatttaaaaatgaacTCGTCTCTGTCAGCGTGCCTCAAAAGAAAGGCAAGCCTGACGTAAGTTTTACTGCAGACGAAGAGTACAAAAGagttaattttgaaaagtttGGCAAATTGAGCACAGTTTTCCAG AAAGAGAATGGTACGGTAACTGCTGGAAATGCATCGACGCTAAATGATGGTGCCGctgctttaattttaatgaccaGCGACGTTGCTCAAAGACTGAACCTTAAGCCACTGGCAAGAGTCGTCGCGTTTCAGGATGCGGCAACGGATCCTATAGATTTTCCGATCGCACCGGCTCTTGCCGTGCCATCG ctACTTCAAAATGCTGGAGTTAATAAGAACGATATAGCACTATGGGAAATCAATGAAGCATTTAGCGTGGTGGTCGTGGCAAATCAAAAATTACTCGACATTGATCCTGCCAAGGTGAATGTTCACGGTGGTGCCGTATCGCTTGGACATCCTATagg AATGTCGGGAGCACGTATCATAGTACATTTAGTGCACGCTCTTAAAGCTGGAGAAAAAGGTGTTGCATCGATTTGCAATGGTGGTGGGGGTGCGTCATCAATTCTAATTGAGAAATTGTAA